In the Chroococcidiopsis sp. TS-821 genome, AGTGATTGCGACCGTTAAAGGTGATGTTCATGACATTGGTAAAAACCTTGTCGATATTATTTTGTCTAATAATGGCTACAAGGTCGTTAACCTTGGCATCAAACAGCCGGTAGAAAACATTATCGATGCCTACGAGCAGCACAAAGCCGATTGCATCGCGATGAGTGGGTTACTCGTCAAGTCTACTGCTTTCATGAAAGAAAACTTGGAAGTCTTCAACCAACGCGGAATTACAGTTCCAGTGATTTTGGGTGGTGCAGCGTTGACTCCTAAATTTGTCTATGAAGATTGCCAGCAAACGTATAAAGGACAGGTAATTTACGGTAAAGACGCCTTTTCTGATTTACACTTTATGGATAAGTTGATGCCAGCCAAGTCGCAAGGCAACTGGGACGATCTCCGAGGCTTCTTGAATGGTATCAGCAGCCAAAACTTAGAAATGACCACTCCAGAATCAGAAGCTAGCACGCAAGACAAAGAAACACCCGTTGACAATCACCAATTACCAATTACCACTGAAGTTGATACTCGCCGATCTGAAGCCGTTGCAGTCGATATAGAGCGCCCCACGCCGCCTTTTTGGGGAACGAAGATATTACAACCAGAAGATATTGCTTGGGACGAGTTATTTTGGTATTTGGATTTACAAGCTTTGATCGCCGGACAATGGCAGTTTCGTAAGCCTAAGGAGAAATCGAAAGAGGAATATCAGGCTTTCTTAGCACAGAAGGTGTATCCGATTTTAGAGTCTTGGAAGCAGCGAATTGTTGCGGAAAACTTATTGCATCCGCAGGCGGTTTATGGGTATTTTCCATGTCAGGCTGTGGGGAATTCGTTGATTGTTTACGATCCGAACCACAAAGATACAAAAGAAATTGCGCGGTTTGAGTTTCCAAGGCAAAAGTCTCTGCGAAGGCTTTGTATTGCTGATTTCTTTGCGCCGCAGGAATCGGGTGTCATTGACGTGTTTCCGATGCAAGCGGTGACGATGGGAAATATTGCAACGGAGTTTGCGCAGGAGTTGTTTAGAGCGAATCAATACACTGACTATCTCTATTTCCACGGTTTGGCAGTGCAGATGGCGGAAGCTTTGGCAGAGTGGGTGCACGCACGGATTCGGCGCGAGTTGGGCTTTGGGGCTGAGGAACCAGATAATATTCGGGATGTCCTGGCGCAGCGCTATCGCGGTTCGCGTTATAGTTTTGGTTATCCCGCGTGTCCGAATATTCAAGATCAGTATAAATTGTTGGAGTTGTTGGGAAGCGATCGCATCAACCTCCATATGGATGAAAGCGAACAACTCTATCCTGAACAATCAACAACTGCGATTATTGCTTATCACCCCGTAGCTAAATATTTCAGTGCATGATTTATAGTTGCTCTGGATTAATTCCTTTTTCTCGCAGTAGTGCGCTTAAAGCTGCATAACGCTGTCTTTCCTCTTCTAATTGTTTTATTGCTTCATCAGCACGTTGGCGTTCTTGTTCGGCGCGTTGACGTTCTTGCTCGCGTAGTTGATTTAGCTCAACATAGGTAAGGAATTTATCTCCTTGAGGTGAAAAAATTTCTAAATTATCAGAACTTAGCTGAAATTTAATTTTGAGGCGGGGACTTACCCAATTATTCATCTCTGGAATAATTTCTAAATCATCCCCCGATCGCAGCCAACCGATTAGCTCGTTGTCATCTGGGTCATATACATAGTATTCTTCGACGCCGTAACGTTCGTAAAACTTAAATTTTTCTGCCATTTTCTTCAGGCGGTTCCCAGGAGAGAGTATTTCAAATACAACCTGCGGTGGAATGTTGTCTTCTTCCCATTGTTTGTAAGAACCTCTGTCTCCTTTTGGTCTACCAAAGACAACCATCGTATCTGGTGCTTGACGAATTTTATTGTCTCCTTGAACCGGATACCACAGGAGATCGCCAGCAACAAATACTTGGCTATCTTTCACAAATAGCAGTTCTAAGTTTTCTTTGATAGTGACAATCCAACGAAATTGTTTGGTGTTGTCTGCCATTGGTTGACCGTCACTATCGGGGTAAAAAATCCTTTGTGTCGTTGTTTGCAGCTGTTCTATCATACTGCTCTCTCCTCTTGAGAGGGATTGCCCTATTCTATCTTTTTGCTCAGTTGTTAATGAGTCACTCTACTTTTACAGAATTACTTAGTGCTTACGTCTTAAAAATAAAAATAGCACCTCGGATTAGGTGCTAAAGAATCTCATTTTTGTTTGTTTCTAACTAGTACTGTCAAGGTTAATTAGTAATTAGTTGTATTGACGTTTGCTCTTGGACTACGCGCACCAGCTGCTGCACCGATCATGGAAGCGATTAAGCCAAGTAACGAACCAAAGAAGAACCACCACAACCCTTGAGAAATACCACCAGCAATGTCACGCGTTTGCTGTGCTGTAACGCCTGGCTGTTGTGCACCTGTTCCTGCTCCTGGTGTAGGGATATTTCCTTGCTGAGCTTGCTCAAGGACACCACCTGCAACGTTAGCAGCCGCTTGAGTTGCTAAACCAAATGCGCCTGTGACTCCAGCTGCGAGTAGCCAAGAACCAAGTGCTAATGTGGTTGCCCAAAGAATCGCTCCGTTTAGTAGCGCTGTGCTGCGATTCATCGGTCCACAAGCGCGGGCTGTTACCCAACCACCGACAAATAAGGAGATTAATAAACCAATTGTTGACCAAATACCTACATTACCTGCCACATCAGGGGCATCTGTTCTAGGAGCGCCCGAGCCGGCAATTGTTGTTGCGCCAATAGCACCAAAGAGTGCGCTAAGAAGTAACTGAGTTGCTAGAGCAACGACTAAACCTGAAAGAATTGGACCCCAACGAACGCGATCGTGATAATCTACGACAGCTGCTCGATTCACTACGGCAGGTTCAGAAACAACATCATCTGCCGGTCTATTTACGTACGACATGGGTAACTTACCCCCTTCCCTGTTCTGTTTCTCTACAATTTTGCTTGAATCTCTAATTTAATTTGGAATTTTAATTTAACTATCTATCAGTAGAAATAGTTGCGGAATCTACCTTTAGGAGTAAAGTAAACTCAGCAATTTGTGAATTTTAATTTGCGTGATAAAAATTTAATTATTTTATTAATTTGTAACTGCTTTATTAAGATCTTAAAAGTTAACAAATGAAATGAATTGTCAATTTTTATCGAATTGATTAATTAATCAAATATATATAGACATCAGCCTATTTTGATTTCTATCTCAAAGCGATGAAATTTTAAAAAAGATTTAACGAAGCTTAACAGCAGTTCCTGTTGCTGTAATCAGTAGTAAAGCTCCTGATTGGTCGATATTAATCGTACCAGTATCAATTTCAATGCCAATGACAGCATCGGCTCCGAGTTTAAGGGCGCGGCGCTCTAATTCTTGAATTGCATCGCGCTGACCGCGTTCAAACACGCGTTCGTAACTACCAGTACGACCACCAATAATATCTCGAATGCCTGCGAAAAAGTCACGCAACGCATTACTGCCGTAGACGACTTCTGCCGTAACGATTCCCAAATAGGCTTCGATCGTAGTTCCTTGAATAACATCGGTAGTCGTTAAAATCATGGAGGAGCCTCAGAAAACGCGATTTACCAGAAGTGGGAAAGTCCGATCTCAAACATTGAAACCAAGACAATTTTAAATTGACTAGCACCCAGAAAATTGGGAAAAAAAGTTTCCAAATTGAAAGATTCCTGGTTTAATGTAGAGCATCAGTCGCACCTTAGCAAAAATTGCAGAAGTATAGCAGAAAAGTAGTCGTGCAAAAGCAGAGTTTATTAGCTATAAGTGTCTTGCTACTAGGAGGAATTGGCGTTATTGTACCGCCAACCGCTCAAGCTCAAATAGTGGTTGCACAAACCAAAGGCGCGGTACCTAGCAGTCCTTATCAACGCAGTCAGCAGCTACAAAAATTGCTGCAAGAAGGACGGAGGTTGATGGATGCGGGAAAATCAGCCGAAGCGATCGCCCGCTATCAACAAGCCGCTAAATTATCGCCAAAGAATGCACGCATTTTTTCGACGATTGGTTTCCTCTATGCGCGCCAAGGAAACTATGCTGCGGCAACGACAGCCTATCGTCAAGCGATTGATGCAGCTCCCAACCACGCAGACTTCCACTATGCTCTCGGCTACACTTTAGCACGGATGGGACGCTATGCCGAGGCTGCTAGTGCGTATCGGCGAACAACCGAGCTAGACCAGAATAACATCAACGCTTATCTTGGATTAGGCGTCGTAATGTTGCGTCTCAAAAATTATCAGGGTGCTGAATGGGCAGCTCAGCAAGCGATTAATCGCGATCCTAATAATTCAAGTGCGTATGAGTTGATGGGAGCGATTCTTCTACAACAAGATAAGTTTCGCGATGCGATCGCAATGCTCCAAAGGTCAGCAACGATCGACCCTAACAACGGCAATGTTTTATTAAATCTTGCCATAGCTTGGGCAAGTCAGGGCAATATGACCGCAGCTTTGATGACTTTGCGACGAGCGGTGCAGATTGACCCCCAAAATGTAACAGTCCTCCTACAAATGGGAGACATTCTCAGAGTGCAAAACGACGTTCAGGGCGCCATCGACGCCTATAAACGTGCATTAGCCCTGCAACCAGACTTAGCAGAAGCCCAGAAAGCAGTCAACGATATGCTGCTCAATCAACCAGGAAGTAGTCGTTTAGAACGTCTTCTAACGCCACGACTTTAATTCAGCAATTCGCTAGTCGAGTTGGCGTCCGGTGAGTTCGACAAAAATATCTTCGAGGTTCGAGGGACGTACCATGATACCAGTTTTATCCTTTTGCTGCTCAAGGTAGGCGTTGGCTTGTTCGAGGGTGGGAAAAAATTGGTATTCCCAGCGTGCTGCGTCCTTCGTACCAATTTGTTTAATTGCTAACGCTTCGCCGTGTTTGGCACGTAACTGTTGTAAGGTTCCTAGCGCAATCAACTGACCGCGATCTATAATGCCGATGCGATCGCACAAGTATTCCACCTCTTCCATGTAGTGTGTTGTGAGCAATATAGTCATACCTTGTTTATTTAAATCAAGGATGATTTCCCATAACCGTCGCCGCGTTTGCGGATCGAGTCCAACTGTCGGTTCATCTAAAAATAAAATTTGTGGTTGATGTAACAATGCTCTGGCAATCTGTAAGCGACGCTTCATCCCGCCAGACAATGTTTTCACAAAATCGTCGCGCCGCTCTGCAAGTTCCATGTACTCTAGCCATTGATGAATCAGGCGTTGACGTTTTGGATTGCGGATGTGATGCAATCTTCCGTGCAACTCCATGTTTTCCCACACAGATAAATCGCCATCGACACTCGTTGGTTGCAAGACGACTCCAATACACTGCTTTACCTGCAAAGCTTGACGTACGACATCAAACCCTGCGACTTCGATACGCCCTTGCGACGGTTTTGTTAAAGTTGTTAGCATCCGAATCGTCGTTGATTTACCTGCGCCGTTAGGTCCTAGTAAACCAAATATTTCTCCAGACTGAATCGTAAACGAAAGGTCATTAACAACAGGAACGTTATTAAACAGTTTGCGAACGTTTTGCAGCGAGACAGCAGGCATCAATATTTAAGTTGTTGATTAAATCGATCCATACTTAAATTATCACCTAGATTTCGCTACGTGCTGGTTGCAGAGTATTGCGAGTAGATGAGGGTAATAATCTAACCTTGCAAGATGAGGCTAAATCCACTCGTACGTGAAGTATGCTTTTGCTAAAAAGAGAATAAAGTAACGAGAGAAATAAATTTACTCTAAAATTTTCTATTTCGTCCTAAGACAATCTGAGATAATTCTGCTGAAATCTCAGCTTTTATTTTACAAAGGTAGGCAAGTTATGCGGTGGCAAGCTTGGACAAAATTGTTGTGCCTTGCTGGTGCTTCGTTGTTCGTGAGTTCAATTCTACCTGTAGTCGCCCAGACTCCACCTGCACGTACCTATCAACCAGGGTACTGGCAACCACGAGCGCGGGTAAATCCAAAGATGCCAATAACAGTAATTTTGGAAAACCAGACGGAAATGCCACTCAAGTATAACTTTTTGGATGACCGTGCGGAAGCTGATTTAATTGTTGGCGACCAAGTTCAGCTTAGCCGCGTTACTTTACCATTGAACATTGCTGTTTACGACCCTTCACCTAAGGCGGGGGCGGGAGATGAGGTTAATCTAAATTATGCAGTTTCTGTTAATCGGAATGTTGTGACCGTGCTTGTTCAGCCAACACAAGAAGAAGGCTATCGTGTTGTGAATATTGGTAGAACTGGGGCTATTTATCTTTATTAGTTAATTAATTGCTTGTATAATTATTGAGATATATAAAATTCATCGCCTCAGTAAAGTAGCACTTTGATCCTTGCTATATTGACTATAGATTGGTAAGGAAGGATCATGCTACTCAATCGTAGAGTCATCGCTGCCTTAGGAATCATTATTTTAGTGAGTGCGATCGCTCTTCCTGTCCAAGCAACTGTACCGCCAGCACAACAGTATCAATATAGTCGCGCTGGGTATCGCAGTCGAGTCTACACTTCAGATTTTAGTCGTCTTCAGGGATTGCCGCGATCGCGCAGGTTTTATCGACAACGCGTAAATGCAGTTTACCGTGCCGATCCTTTTTATCATTTATATACTGGTAGTTTCCATCGCCGTCGCATCCACAATAACCGCTATCCTGTACGCAGAAGAATTGGCAGTTTTAGACCAGGATTTAGGCTGAGGCTTGTGAAGTAGTTTGTTCGCGAGGAGTCTGATAAGTATTTGTTGATATCCACTTATTTGCAATTGGCATTCGCCAGCCTGTACCGAACGCGCGATCGGTAACTTTGAGTCCTGGTGGCGCTTGACGGCGTTTAAATTCAGCACGTACTATCATCTTAATAACGCGATCGACTACGGTTGGATCGTGACCGGCTTGGGTGATTTGACTTGCTGATTCGTGGTTGCAAATAAAGCGTTCTAAGATATCGTCAAGGACATCATACGGTGGTAGAGAATCTCGATCGACTTGACCTGGTTTTAATTCGGCGCTGGGTGCTTTAGCTAAAATGTTTTCTGGAATCACCTCTGAGTCTCGGTTTAACCAACGACATATTGAGTAAACGCGAGTTTTGGGAACATCAGCGATCGCGGCTAAACCACC is a window encoding:
- a CDS encoding Uma2 family endonuclease, with the translated sequence MIEQLQTTTQRIFYPDSDGQPMADNTKQFRWIVTIKENLELLFVKDSQVFVAGDLLWYPVQGDNKIRQAPDTMVVFGRPKGDRGSYKQWEEDNIPPQVVFEILSPGNRLKKMAEKFKFYERYGVEEYYVYDPDDNELIGWLRSGDDLEIIPEMNNWVSPRLKIKFQLSSDNLEIFSPQGDKFLTYVELNQLREQERQRAEQERQRADEAIKQLEEERQRYAALSALLREKGINPEQL
- a CDS encoding YbjQ family protein is translated as MILTTTDVIQGTTIEAYLGIVTAEVVYGSNALRDFFAGIRDIIGGRTGSYERVFERGQRDAIQELERRALKLGADAVIGIEIDTGTINIDQSGALLLITATGTAVKLR
- a CDS encoding lipopolysaccharide assembly protein LapB, with translation MQKQSLLAISVLLLGGIGVIVPPTAQAQIVVAQTKGAVPSSPYQRSQQLQKLLQEGRRLMDAGKSAEAIARYQQAAKLSPKNARIFSTIGFLYARQGNYAAATTAYRQAIDAAPNHADFHYALGYTLARMGRYAEAASAYRRTTELDQNNINAYLGLGVVMLRLKNYQGAEWAAQQAINRDPNNSSAYELMGAILLQQDKFRDAIAMLQRSATIDPNNGNVLLNLAIAWASQGNMTAALMTLRRAVQIDPQNVTVLLQMGDILRVQNDVQGAIDAYKRALALQPDLAEAQKAVNDMLLNQPGSSRLERLLTPRL
- a CDS encoding ABC transporter ATP-binding protein, whose amino-acid sequence is MPAVSLQNVRKLFNNVPVVNDLSFTIQSGEIFGLLGPNGAGKSTTIRMLTTLTKPSQGRIEVAGFDVVRQALQVKQCIGVVLQPTSVDGDLSVWENMELHGRLHHIRNPKRQRLIHQWLEYMELAERRDDFVKTLSGGMKRRLQIARALLHQPQILFLDEPTVGLDPQTRRRLWEIILDLNKQGMTILLTTHYMEEVEYLCDRIGIIDRGQLIALGTLQQLRAKHGEALAIKQIGTKDAARWEYQFFPTLEQANAYLEQQKDKTGIMVRPSNLEDIFVELTGRQLD